Proteins encoded within one genomic window of Panicum virgatum strain AP13 chromosome 1N, P.virgatum_v5, whole genome shotgun sequence:
- the LOC120657441 gene encoding putative RING-H2 finger protein ATL49 → MRNNFDLSLRKDFIPFNPIPSFFGLVIKQSCSLDPRRFSGFLSPGSVRLIQAAMSGGNSSWLMPPPSPPQPQPSALDNVEAKISPSILFIVAILAIVFFVCGLLHLLVRHLLRLRRRRRTREDAESVTAFQGQLQQLFHLHDAGVDQAFIDALPVFLYRNVVGAAGQAEGKDPFDCAVCLCEFSPDDQLRLLPKCSHAFHLECIDTWLLSHSTCPLCRRSLLAELSPTCSPVVMVLESESSRDMGASATRATDAADGQPSGLALAQDGAEEVVEVKLGKFMCVEGNGNANATANDGDGAGTSSDGNGDANAEAGIGQRRCHSMGSYEYVMDERASLRVAIKPPKKKPAVSKSRRRGAISECEFGASKRGETSLRLPFTAMVQQQQQQSESDTAMARLTKDSFSVSKIWMVPSSKKDPEAAGERRAVSFRWPVSKDEEEGKNKKSGSEADWDVEAGSCGGNSVVSSVAEERPSFARRTLLWVVGGRQQSRVGAVPDQDT, encoded by the coding sequence ATGCGCAACAATTTTGATCTCTCTCTCCGAAAAGATTTCATTCCATTCAATCCCATTCCGTCCTTTTTTGGGTTGGTCATAAAGCAGAGCTGCTCCTTGGATCCACGGCGGTTTAGCGGTTTCCTTTCCCCTGGCTCCGTGAGATTGATCCAGGCTGCGATGAGCGGCGGCAACTCGTCGTGGCTGatgcctccgccgtcgccgccgcagccccagcCGTCGGCGCTCGACAACGTGGAGGCCAAGATAAGCCCGAGCATCCTCTTCATCGTGGCCATCCTGGCGATCGTCTTCTTCGTCTGCGGCCTGCTGCACCTGCTCGTGCGCCACCTGCtgcggctgcgccgccgccgccgcacgcgggAGGACGCGGAGAGCGTCACGGCGTTCCAGGGCCAGCTGCAGCAGCTGTTCCACCTGCACGACGCCGGCGTCGACCAGGCCTTCATCGACGCGCTCCCGGTGTTCCTCTACCGCAacgtcgtcggcgccgccggccaagCCGAGGGCAAGGACCCGTTCGACTGCGCCGTCTGCCTGTGCGAGTTCTCGCCCGACGACCAGCTCCGGCTGCTGCCCAAGTGCAGCCACGCGTTCCACCTAGAGTGCATCGACACATGGCTGCTCTCGCACTCCACGTGCCCGCTCTGCCGCCGGAGCCTCCTCGCCGAGCTCTCGCCGACGTGCAGCCCCGTCGTCATGGTGCTCGAGTCAGAGAGCTCCCGCGATATGGGCGCGTCGGCGACGCGGGCCACCGACGCCGCCGACGGCCAGCCGAGCGGTCTCGCTTTGGCGCAGGACGGAGCAGAGGAGGTGGTCGAGGTGAAGCTGGGAAAGTTTATGTGCGTGGAAGGTAACGGCAATGCGAATGCCACCGCCAACGACGGCGATGGGGCCGGCACCAGCAGCGACGGCAATGGCGACGCCAATGCCGAGGCCGGTATCGGGCAAAGAAGGTGCCACTCCATGGGGTCCTACGAGTACGTCATGGACGAGCGCGCCTCGCTCCGCGTGGCGATCAAGCCGCCCAAGAAGAAGCCCGCGGTGTCCaagtcgcgccgccgcggtgccaTTTCGGAGTGCGAGTTCGGCGCGTCCAAGCGCGGGGAGACATCGCTCCGCCTCCCATTCACAGCAAtggtccagcagcagcagcagcagtcggaGTCGGACACGGCTATGGCGAGGCTCACCAAGGACAGCTTCTCCGTGTCCAAGATTTGGATGGTGCCGTCGTCCAAGAAGGACCCGGAAGCGGCCGGCGAGAGGCGCGCGGTGTCGTTCCGGTGGCCGGTGAGCAAGGACGAGGAAGAaggcaagaacaagaagagcggGAGCGAGGCAGACTGGGACGTCGAGGCTGGGAGCTGCGGCGGCAACAGTGTGGTGTCGTCGGTCGCCGAGGAGAGGCCATCGTTCGCGAGGAGGACCCTGCTCTGGGTCGTCGGAGGCCGGCAACAGAGCAGAGTCGGAGCTGTTCCCGATCAGGATACctga
- the LOC120657442 gene encoding probable E3 ubiquitin-protein ligase XBOS32 → MGFLSLVGNSFGCSASGERLVSAARDGDLQEARALLEYNPRLARYSTFGGRNSPLHYAAAQGHHEIVSLLLESGVEINLRNYRGQTALMQAGQYGHWEVVQTLILFNANVHRTDYLNGGTAVHFAALHGHARCLRLVLADYVPSIPNFFTQTNHRSSEEDSTTDFDHDALVKMVNQKADGGLTPLHMAALNGHVECVQLLLDLGASVFEVTIEDGTTIDLIGAGSTPLHYAACGGNAVCCQLLMARGASITAQNASGWTPLMVARSWQRNSIEEILSKEPEGQIRTLPSPYLCLPLMSIMNIARECGWRYLNQSPVCIDPCAVCLEGSCSVAAEGCKHEFCTRCALYLCSTSYTSVSPAGAIPCPLCRHPIISFITLPGTSPIRELPRNSLSLSFCTTCPAVNSDSSASIAAHLYRSEFQCGRMPPMGSSSFRSLSCQRIPAMKLNPAFCMGMDTNPCLLRCSRFGSSLRRSASQGETTRRAWPVTFNPIVATGN, encoded by the exons ATGGGATTCCTCAGTCTTGTGGGCAACTCCTTTGGGTGCTCTGCTTCCGGTGAGCGGCTTGTCTCAGCTGCCCGCGACGGCGACCTGCAGGAGGCGCGTGCGCTCCTCGAGTACAACCCTCGCCTTGCCCGGTACTCCACATTTGGCGGCCGCAACTCACCGCTGCACTATGCCGCTGCGCAAGGCCACCATGAG ATTGTGTCTCTATTGCTTGAATCCGGCGTTGAGATCAACCTTAGGAATTACAGGGGCCAG ACTGCTTTGATGCAAGCCGGTCAATATGGCCACTGGGAGGTTGTTCAAACACTGATTCTCTTCAATGCAAAT GTTCACAGGACAGATTATCTCAATGGTGGAACTGCTGTCCATTTCGCTGCACTGCACGGTCATGCCCGATGCCTTCGTCTTGTTCTTGCAGATTACGTGCCAagcataccaaatttcttcaccCAGACAAATCATAGATCATCTGAAGAAGATTCAACTACTGATTTTGATCATGA TGCTTTGGTCAAGATGGTAAATCAGAAGGCAGATGGAGGCTTAACCCCACTTCATATGGCAGCGTTAAATGGGCATGTAGAGTGCGTGCAACTTTTACTGGACTTAGGAGCATCTGTTTTTGAGGTTACTATTGAGGATGGAACGACTATAGATTTAATAG GAGCTGGTAGCACCCCACTTCACTATGCTGCTTGTGGTGGAAATGCTGTCTGTTGTCAA CTCCTTATGGCTCGAGGAGCTTCCATTACTGCACAAAATGCTAGCGG ATGGACCCCATTGATGGTGGCTCGTTCCTGGCAACGGAATTCAATTGAAGAAATTTTAAGTAAAGAACCAGAGGGCCAGATACGCACTCTTCCATCTCCATATCTTTGTCTTCCACTCATGAGTATCATGAACATTGCAAG GGAGTGTGGATGGAGATACCTGAACCAGTCACCTGTTTGTATTGACCCCTGCGCTGTCTGCTTAGAAGGGAGCTGTTCTGTTGCTGCAGAAG GTTGCAAACATGAATTCTGCACAAGGTGTGCTCTATACCTTTGTTCAACTAGCTACACATCAGTGAGCCCAGCGGGCGCAATACCATGTCCTCTCTGTAGACATCCAATCATATCTTTCATCACTCTTCCTGGCACGAGCCCTATAAGAGAGCTGCCGAGAAACAGCCTTTCATTGTCATTTTGCACAACATGCCCAGCAGTTAACTCCGATTCTTCTGCTTCGATTGCTGCCCATCTGTATCGGTCTGAATTCCAGTGTGGGCGCATGCCACcgatgggctcgtcctccttcCGCTCGCTGAGCTGCCAGAGGATACCAGCGATGAAACTGAACCCAGCATTTTGTATGGGCATGGACACAAATCCCTGCCTTTTAAGATGCTCGAGGTTCGGATCTAGCTTGCGGCGCTCGGCTTCCCAAGGAGAGACTACCAGAAGAGCCTGGCCGGTAACCTTTAACCCAATTGTTGCTACTGGCAACTGA
- the LOC120657443 gene encoding transcription factor IBH1-like 1, translated as MSSPSSSQLGMPPGSKRFRHAILKNLLLGLRKGGAAASRGMGIHERRSAIRRAADAALATARGAAPRWSRSLAAELSQSQGDRRPVRDAHLIRPANSAPASSSECNNACSKRMPRRRLRARPKSRATAKAAGVLARFMVRKRARALGEIVPGGRGMDECTLLGETLDYAVSLKAQVEAMQLLLRTLQAPKNPT; from the coding sequence ATGTCGTCGCCGAGTAGTAGCCAGCTGGGCATGCCGCCGGGGTCCAAGAGATTCAGGCACGCCATCCTCAAGAACCTGCTCCTGGGGCTCAGgaagggcggcgccgccgcatcGAGGGGCATGGGCATCCACGAGAGGAGGAGCGCCATCaggcgcgccgccgacgccgccctcgccaccgccaggggcgccgcgccgcgctggaGCCGGTccctggcggcggagctctcGCAGTCGCAGGGCGACCGACGGCCCGTCCGGGACGCGCACCTTATTCGTCCTGCCAACAGCGCGCCTGCTTCGTCGTCCGAATGCAACAATGCGTGCAGTAAGCGGATGCCGAGGAGGAGGCTCCGAGCGCGGCCGAAGAGCAGAGCCACGGCGAAAGCGGCCGGCGTTCTCGCGAGGTTCATGGTCAGGAAGAGGGCCAGGGCGCTGGGGGAGATCGTGccgggagggagagggatggACGAGTGCACGCTGCTGGGTGAAACCCTAGACTACGCCGTGTCTCTCAAAGCTCAGGTCGAGGCGATGCAGCTGCTGTTGCGGACTCTTCAGGCCCCCAAGAACCCTACCTAG